The genomic window GTTAGTGGCTTGGTCATCAGCGACCAAAATCCGATAGGTGGGTTGATTGGGGGCGATCGCCACGACTCTGGGGGACCAAGTTTGCTCTCCCAAGTGGTCCGTTGATTCCACCGGCTTAACGGCAATTTGAAATTTAAAGGTTGTTCCCACATCAGGTTCAGAACTAACCGTAATCTCGCCCCCTAACAAGCGTACATATTTACGGCAAATCACTAACCCAAGTCCCGTCCCTTCTGCCGCTGCCATGCCCGTTTCCGTCTGGACAAAAGGCTGGAATAGCTTGCTGATTTCCTCGGAACTAATCCCTTTGCCGGTATCGGTTATTTCAAAACTTAAAAAGGTGTTTTCCGCGTCGAGGAGGGCATTCACACGCAATTTAATTTCTCCCGAAGGAGTGAATTTAATCGCATTGCTCAAAAGGTTGATTAAAATTTGCCGGAGTTTGAGGCGATCGCTCTCGATGACGAGGGGAACCCGGCTCTCTACGATAATGTCCAAATTTAACCCTTTTTCCCGGAGTTTGAGTCGAAACATTTCTTCGAGTTCGACCAACATATCTTTTAAGATAAATTCCATCAAATTAATCGGCACATTATCGTCATAATTTTCCAGTTTAGATAAATCTAAAATTTCATTAATTAAATTAAGAAGATGTTCTCCACTACGATGAATAATGCCTAAATTATTTTTTTGTTCCAGAGTTAAGTTAGAACTATGGCTCAACAATTGAGTGAACCCGATAATTGCATTCAGAGGAGTCCGTAACTCATGGCTCATGTTGGCCAGAAAGCTGGTTTTAGCCCGATTCGCGGCATTCGCTAACTCTACCGCCTCTTGCAGAGCTTCTTCCGTCCGTCGCCGAACCCCGATTTCTATTTCAAGTTCCTGATTTTTTTCTTCTAGCTTTTGCTTAAGTTTTTGATTGGTTAACTGGGCTTCAATTCTGACTAATATTTCCTCGGAACGAAAGGGTTTGGTAATATAATCGTTAGCCCCTTTTTTGAAGGCTTGGAGTAAATTTTCGACTTCATTACTGGCAGTTAAAAATATTATAGGGATTTCGCTAAATTTAGGAGTATTTTTTAAAATTTCACAGACTTCTAATCCGCTCATTTCTGGCATCATCAAATCCAGAAGAATCAGATCCGGATGGGCGCTTTCCACCCGCTCTAAAGCTTGTTGACCGCTTGGGGCAAAAGTAGTTTCATACCCCGCCACTTCTAATATTTCCCCAATGACCTGGAGATTTTGCCTGACATCATCTACCACTAAAATTAAACAATCTTCGGGTTGGAATAACAACATAAAAGTTGGGGATTTTACGGTTAAGAATTAAACAAGAAAGGCACTCATCCAAGCGGTGCCATATCATCGGGGAAAGTTAGAGGGAGGTTGGGCTTTGGAGTCCCTTAAACAAGTGGAGTTTTGGTTTAGGGAAGACAACGGACTGGATGCCGTTTCGGTTTGGAGGACTCCCCTCAACAAGCCTTGGGGAATCGATTCCCCAAGACCCGATTTTTCCACTCTTCACAATCCGCCCCTTAAGAAGATTGCCTCATAATAATGAGCGTCTAACCTCGGGAAATTTTTCTAGGGTTTTAGGCAGGCGTTCCCAGTCAAAGGCGGCTATCTGGGTTTGGAGAGTCGTCGCATAGTCTAAGAGTGCCTGACACTGATATTCTAACCCCCAATCGTGCAAGCGATCGCTAAAGTTTCTTAAGTCACGCCGTTTCATGGTTTGAGACAACATGGGCCAGGTTGTTTCTTCTTCCTGACGCAGTTGTTCAAGTAATACTGGCAATTCTCCTACCACTTTCCGTTCAAGGGGTTGTTGAGGTTCCAAAAGTGACCTGTTCGGGGAACAAAGCCTCAGGGCTTTCTCCCCTTCTTCCTGGGGTAAAACACTCTTTAACAAGGAAACCAGTTCCGAGCGCATCAGCGGTTTGCGTAGAAACCCCTGGCATAACGATTTGACAACGGCCTCATCACTGGCTCGCGAAGAAGCGGTGACCACCACAATCGGTATCTGCTGGGTTTCCGGGTTGTTCTTGAGAAATTGCGCCACTTCGATGCCGTTGAACTCAGGCATCCACAAATCCAGTAAAATTAGATCAGGTTGGGAGGCGATCGCCTGTTCGATGGCTTCGCGGCCATCCCGCGCAAATAGCAGTTGATGCTTTGTTTGGCCAAAATAACCCGCAATTAACTCCAAATTCGACGGGACATCATCCACGATTAAAATCGTCCCCGGTTGGAACTGCTCTAAATTTTCATCTACAGGTGCCGACTCGAACTGGCCAATCTCGGTCTTGGCAATTTCTACCTCGGGAAAAACAAAGATAAAGGTACTGCCGCAATGGAGTTCACTCCTTAAATCAATCGTTCCTCCCAGCATTTCCGTAAGTCGTTTGGTAATGGCTAACCCCAACCCAGTGCCCCCATACTTACGAGTGGTTTTACCATCGTTTTGGATAAACGCCTCAAAAATATGCTCTTGGCGATCGGATGCTACCCCAATCCCTGTATCAGACACAGCCAACTCTAAACTCAAATGGAACGGGTCACGGGTCTTGGAAAAATCAGCATTCACATGAATCGTCACGAACCCCTGTTCCGTAAATTTCAGGGCATTCCCCACCACATTAAAGAGGATTT from Laspinema palackyanum D2c includes these protein-coding regions:
- a CDS encoding response regulator yields the protein MLLFQPEDCLILVVDDVRQNLQVIGEILEVAGYETTFAPSGQQALERVESAHPDLILLDLMMPEMSGLEVCEILKNTPKFSEIPIIFLTASNEVENLLQAFKKGANDYITKPFRSEEILVRIEAQLTNQKLKQKLEEKNQELEIEIGVRRRTEEALQEAVELANAANRAKTSFLANMSHELRTPLNAIIGFTQLLSHSSNLTLEQKNNLGIIHRSGEHLLNLINEILDLSKLENYDDNVPINLMEFILKDMLVELEEMFRLKLREKGLNLDIIVESRVPLVIESDRLKLRQILINLLSNAIKFTPSGEIKLRVNALLDAENTFLSFEITDTGKGISSEEISKLFQPFVQTETGMAAAEGTGLGLVICRKYVRLLGGEITVSSEPDVGTTFKFQIAVKPVESTDHLGEQTWSPRVVAIAPNQPTYRILVADDQATNRELLTTMLSSVGFEVREATNGQESVEIYNSFDPHLIWMDLRMPILDGCEATRKIKTISQGALPTIIAVTASVFEEDKAAILSAGYDDFLIKPIQESKVFEMLSKHLGVSYVYEEMTSILSEKLRFRENQWKNLSKLSTSLICDLEYATLALDDEQLNRLVSEIPSECGELEQIIRECLENFDYNTILEAIKSVKSERFADSHLSSEWIVEMTQAIYRADAREIQQLIVQLPPHHRTLAEQLQYYLAHLDYQNILRAIAELEETPPPN